One Rhabdothermincola sediminis DNA window includes the following coding sequences:
- a CDS encoding lysophospholipid acyltransferase family protein: protein MAPGEPMNDEQRIAAAEQRLEATLAETLETLQETAELAGDVGRVDPSSGSTLVPVPAADHARERLEDPRRSDVDEWGRSEHMRELARKLYEPVYSKWFRAEWEGLEHIPTEGGALLVANHAAAIPSDAPVIMHGIETELGRPVYGLADHLFKSLPVIGVYWSRLGGVVAHPDNAYRLLREQQQLVLVFPEGSKGPAKHYSQRYRLRRFGRGGFVEIAMRAGVPVVPIAVVGAEESMPIVWKSATLAKALGIPYFPITANQLLLGPLLGTVGYFPAKFRLRVLPPVHFDVPPDQDRYSRSRVMEESEQIRELIQAALYDMLRKRRSVWFG, encoded by the coding sequence GTGGCGCCCGGCGAACCGATGAACGACGAACAGCGCATCGCCGCGGCCGAGCAGCGCCTGGAGGCCACCTTGGCGGAGACGCTCGAGACCTTGCAGGAGACGGCCGAGCTCGCCGGGGACGTGGGGAGAGTCGACCCGTCGAGCGGCAGCACGCTGGTCCCGGTCCCTGCGGCCGACCACGCCCGGGAGCGCCTCGAGGACCCCCGGCGCAGCGACGTCGACGAATGGGGCCGCTCCGAGCACATGCGGGAGCTGGCACGCAAGCTCTACGAGCCCGTCTACTCGAAGTGGTTCCGAGCAGAGTGGGAAGGCCTCGAGCACATCCCGACCGAGGGCGGCGCACTGCTCGTCGCCAACCACGCGGCGGCGATCCCGAGCGATGCGCCCGTGATCATGCACGGCATCGAGACCGAACTGGGCCGTCCCGTCTACGGCCTCGCCGACCACCTGTTCAAGAGCCTTCCAGTGATCGGGGTGTACTGGTCGCGGCTAGGTGGCGTGGTGGCCCATCCCGACAACGCCTACCGGCTCCTGCGGGAACAGCAGCAACTCGTTCTGGTCTTCCCCGAGGGCAGCAAAGGCCCGGCGAAGCACTACAGCCAGCGCTACCGCCTGCGGCGTTTCGGGCGCGGCGGCTTCGTCGAGATCGCGATGCGAGCCGGCGTTCCGGTGGTGCCGATCGCGGTGGTCGGAGCCGAGGAGTCGATGCCGATCGTCTGGAAGTCCGCCACGCTGGCCAAGGCGCTCGGCATCCCCTACTTCCCGATCACCGCCAACCAACTGCTCCTCGGGCCGCTGCTCGGTACCGTCGGCTACTTCCCCGCCAAGTTCCGGCTCCGGGTCCTACCGCCGGTGCACTTCGACGTTCCCCCCGACCAGGACCGCTACTCCCGCAGCCGGGTGATGGAGGAGAGCGAGCAGATCCGCGAGCTCATCCAGGCCGCGCTCTACGACATGCTCCGCAAGCGCCGATCGGTGTGGTTCGGATGA
- a CDS encoding NAD-dependent epimerase/dehydratase family protein: MSGRRVLITGLATFWGGLVAKHLEGDPSVDVLIGLDTREPSVELERTEYVRTDENYSILARIVRAARIDTIVHTFLVVDSTQMSRRTMHEINVIGTMNLFAAASTPGSTVRDVVVKSSGWVYGTAIEDPVWFTEETPRSHPPRTAIEQSLEAVEGYVRDFAEDNPHVNVTLLRFSNVLGPDIETPITRALELPVVPSVFGFDPRIQFVHEDDVIRSILFVLERRLPGIYNVAGDGLIPWSEVAAICGKRTCPLPPVGTELATWPLRRIGVPLPEELLDLLRYGRGMDNRRLKRAGFEYLYTSAGAVEAFVEALRLRQTVGGTEPAYRYERDVEQFFRHSPAIVRDTGVG, translated from the coding sequence ATGAGCGGGCGGCGGGTGCTCATCACCGGGCTGGCCACCTTCTGGGGTGGGTTGGTCGCCAAACACCTGGAGGGCGACCCCTCCGTCGACGTGCTGATCGGACTCGACACCCGAGAGCCCTCGGTCGAACTCGAGCGCACCGAGTACGTGCGCACCGACGAGAACTACTCGATCCTGGCCCGCATCGTGCGAGCCGCCCGGATCGACACCATCGTGCACACCTTCCTCGTCGTGGACTCCACGCAGATGAGCCGGCGCACGATGCACGAGATCAACGTCATCGGCACGATGAACCTGTTCGCCGCCGCGTCGACCCCGGGGAGCACCGTGCGGGACGTGGTCGTGAAGTCCTCCGGCTGGGTGTACGGCACGGCCATCGAGGATCCCGTCTGGTTCACGGAGGAGACACCCCGCAGCCACCCGCCGCGCACCGCGATCGAGCAGAGTCTCGAGGCCGTCGAGGGCTACGTGAGGGACTTCGCCGAGGACAACCCACACGTCAACGTGACCCTCCTGCGGTTCTCGAACGTCCTCGGTCCCGACATCGAGACCCCGATCACCCGAGCCCTCGAGCTGCCGGTGGTTCCCTCGGTGTTCGGCTTCGACCCCCGCATCCAGTTCGTGCACGAGGACGACGTGATCCGCTCGATCCTGTTCGTGCTCGAGCGCCGCCTGCCCGGCATCTACAACGTCGCCGGTGACGGGCTGATCCCTTGGAGCGAGGTGGCCGCGATCTGCGGCAAGCGCACCTGCCCCCTCCCCCCCGTCGGCACCGAGCTGGCCACTTGGCCGCTGAGGCGCATCGGGGTGCCGCTGCCCGAGGAGCTGCTCGACCTGCTGCGCTACGGCCGAGGCATGGACAACCGGCGCCTCAAGCGGGCCGGCTTCGAGTACCTGTACACCTCGGCCGGAGCCGTGGAGGCCTTCGTGGAGGCGCTGCGGTTGCGCCAGACCGTCGGGGGCACCGAGCCCGCCTACCGCTACGAGCGCGACGTCGAGCAGTTCTTCCGCCACTCGCCGGCCATCGTGCGCGACACCGGAGTGGGCTGA
- a CDS encoding enoyl-CoA hydratase: MPVVHLRVDDGVAVVTLDDPERRNALSTTLVGELVATLDALDASEEVGAVVVTGAPPAFCAGADLSELGSSRESGLRGIYEGFLRVARMTVPTIAAVNGPAVGAGMNLALACDVRIAARSARFDTRFLQLGVHPGGGHTWMLRRLVGEQVATAMVLCGEVLDGDGAARRGLAWRCVDDGELLDEAEALAGRAAAVPRELARRTKQTLRDVAGIADHDTAVERELGPQLWSMDQPEFATRLAELTLRISRPTR, translated from the coding sequence ATGCCGGTGGTTCACCTACGTGTCGACGATGGCGTGGCGGTGGTCACCCTCGACGACCCCGAGCGGCGGAACGCGCTGTCGACCACGCTCGTCGGAGAGCTGGTGGCGACCCTCGACGCGCTGGACGCCTCCGAGGAGGTCGGGGCGGTGGTGGTGACCGGTGCGCCACCGGCGTTCTGTGCCGGCGCCGACCTGTCCGAGCTCGGGAGCTCTCGCGAGAGCGGCCTGCGGGGAATCTACGAGGGGTTCCTCCGGGTGGCCCGCATGACGGTGCCGACCATCGCCGCGGTGAACGGTCCCGCCGTCGGCGCAGGGATGAACCTGGCTCTGGCCTGCGACGTGCGCATCGCCGCCCGGTCGGCGCGCTTCGACACCCGGTTTTTGCAGCTCGGGGTCCATCCCGGCGGCGGGCACACCTGGATGCTCCGCCGCTTGGTTGGTGAGCAGGTCGCGACGGCGATGGTGCTGTGCGGCGAGGTCCTCGACGGCGACGGGGCGGCGCGACGCGGTCTTGCGTGGCGCTGCGTCGACGATGGCGAGCTCCTCGACGAAGCCGAGGCGCTGGCCGGCCGGGCTGCCGCCGTACCACGGGAGCTCGCCCGGCGCACCAAGCAGACCCTGCGCGACGTGGCAGGCATCGCCGACCACGACACGGCCGTCGAGCGTGAACTCGGCCCGCAGCTGTGGTCGATGGACCAGCCCGAGTTCGCCACCCGGCTCGCCGAGCTGACGCTGCGGATCAGTCGACCCACGCGCTGA
- a CDS encoding GNAT family N-acetyltransferase, which yields MTTLFGRRVLLRPLTVADFPSWQEVRRRNVDWLTKWEPARVPGQPDVVEDREAFAVRCSARQRERQLGTGYGFGIFVDGELAGEINLSSVQRGPFQSAYIGYWIDEKRAGNGYVPEALVVLLRFVFEELHLHRVQIAIIPRNAASRRVVEKLAIREEGTALRYLEINGVWEDHVRYAMTAEEWAERREELLSAWVD from the coding sequence ATGACCACGCTGTTCGGGCGCAGGGTCCTGTTGCGGCCGTTGACCGTCGCGGATTTCCCCTCCTGGCAGGAGGTCCGGCGGCGCAACGTCGACTGGCTCACCAAGTGGGAGCCGGCGCGGGTGCCCGGCCAACCCGACGTGGTCGAGGATCGGGAGGCGTTCGCCGTGCGCTGCAGCGCTCGCCAGCGCGAGCGCCAGCTCGGCACCGGCTACGGCTTCGGGATCTTCGTCGATGGCGAGCTGGCGGGGGAGATCAACCTCTCGTCGGTGCAGCGGGGCCCGTTCCAGAGCGCGTACATCGGTTACTGGATCGACGAGAAGCGGGCCGGCAACGGCTACGTGCCCGAGGCGCTGGTGGTGCTGCTGCGCTTCGTGTTCGAGGAGCTGCACCTGCACCGGGTGCAGATCGCCATCATCCCTCGCAACGCCGCCAGCCGGCGGGTGGTGGAGAAGCTGGCGATCCGAGAGGAGGGCACCGCGCTGCGCTACCTCGAGATCAACGGGGTGTGGGAGGACCACGTCCGCTACGCCATGACGGCCGAGGAGTGGGCGGAGCGGCGCGAAGAGCTGCTCAGCGCGTGGGTCGACTGA